Within the Dialister hominis genome, the region AAATGATATTGGCGCCGTTTTCAACAGCACAGCGTGCATAGTCTTCGTAATGCTGTCCGCGCCACATGATGTTGACACCTATGATACCGTCCCCGGCAATTTCGCGTGCTTTCTTCAGCTGTTTGGCGAGAGCTCTCTTGTTGGCCTCAACAGTATTGGTCATGAAGTCTGGTTCATTAAAACCGACCTGGGCAGCGGAAATGACACCTACGCCGCCTTCACGTGCGACTGCCCCGGCGAGACCGGAAAGGCTTACGCCGATTCCCATACCACCCTGGACGATCGGGACTCTGGCGGTTAATTCGCCAATGTGTAATGCGGGTAATTGCATATTATCACTCCTAAAAGATGCAAAAATACTTTCGAAATATATATACGATTAATAGAAAGCGTTTAACTAAGTTTAGCGATTAAAACTTGTGTTTTATATTCCGTGTTTATTGTAGTTTATGATAAGAAACGAAATAAGTCAATCATGATATTGAGAAAGAGACTGCCATAAAATTAAAACAAAAACAAAAATTAGTTTTAATTATCAAAATAAAATTTTCCCTTGAACCGCAGTGGGGCAAGGGAATTTTCTTCCTCCGCTAAGGATGACAGGTCCTCTATATTCAGGAAATCCAGGCAGATGAAAAGCATGCTGCCTGATGACTGTATATCTATTATACAATGAACCAGTTAAAAATTCATCGAGTTATAGCAAGACTTTCTTTGATTCAGAACATGGTTTTCCAAATCATGGCAAAACGGTGCGGGAATATGGATTGGAGGATAAAATTGCCAAAATATATCTTAAAATATATCTTTAAGAAACGGGAGGGCATGGAGACGAAAAAGGCAGGATTTACGGGCTTTGATGAATGCAGATGCACACTAGTTTTCAAAATAAGTTATACAGGACTTGCGTGATTGTGGTATAGTATTATCGGCAGGTGATATAAGGTGGGTGAAAACGTAAAATGGATAAAAATGCCAGAAGAGAAGAAATGCAGAAAATACTGCGTCAAAATCCGTGCCTGACAGATGAAGATCTGGCAAAGCATTTTTCTGTGTCCTCAGCAACGATCCGTCTGGATAGGCAGACGCTGGGGATTCCGCAAATGCGCGAACGGATGGAACAGCTCGTTTTCGGACATCCTTCCGAGTACGTTGAAGGTGTTCACGTATTGGATCTCGATGTCGGTGTGAAGGGTGTAGGCCTTTTCCGGACAACATCTGAAATGGCGGATTCAACAGGAGCAGTGGCAGGTGACAAACTTTATGGTGCAGCCTCAAATTTTGCAGAGAAGCTGGCTGGTGTCCCTTTTGCACCCACACAGGTCGGGAATATTAAATACAAAGTTCCGGTAAAGCCGAATACCGTTCTGGCCGTCAAGGGCAGAATCGTACTGATGAGAGGCAAGAAAAAGTACATATATATTGGATTTTTTGACGGCGACATAGAAGTTTACCGCGCGAAATTCATTATGGAGATTTTAAACTGATGGAGGCATTCCATGGAAAAAATAGCCGTTGACGCAATGGGCGGCGATTTTGCGCCGCTTGAAATTGTATTGGGCTCCATACAAGCCGTTAGAGAATTCAAGATTCCGGTTGTGCTTGTAGGGGACAAAGAACAGATTTTAACGATTCTGAAAAATAATCATGAAGAGAACAATCCTCTGATAGAAATTCACCATGCGTCTGAAGTCATTGAAATGGGAGAACATCCCGGACTGGCTTATCGTAAGAAGAAGGATGCATCTGTATCAGTCGGAGCCCGTCTTGTGAGAGCCAAGGAATGCGGAGCTCTCGTCGCTCCGGGATCTACTGGTGCAGCTGTCACTGCCGGACTTCTTGGAATCGGACGAATCAAGGGAATTGAACGTCCTGCCATACTGACTCCAATTCCAAATGAAAAGGGAAGGTACACTTACCTGATTGATTCAGGCGCAAGTGCCCAGCCCAAGGTAGAAACGTATGTCCAGAATGCAATATTGGGATATATTTATGCTTCTAAAGTGGCAGGCATCAAGAATCCGCGTATCGGTCTTTTGAACATCGGTGAAGAAGATACGAAGGGAAGCCCGCTTGTAACAGAAGCAAACAAAGTTCTTCAAAACCAGTCTATTATTCCTTTCTCGGGAAATGCAGAAGGAAGAGATATCATGACTGGAGAGTTTGATGTTGTCGTTACTGATGGATTCACAGGAAATGTTGTCCTTAAATTTGGCGAAGGCGCAGGCAAGCTTGTCAAGACATTGCTGAAAGACGCAGTGACTAAAGGCGGAATCCGAGCAAAGATCGGAGCGCTGCTTCTTGCTCCGGCACTGAAGAAATATCTGGCCAAACCTATGGATTACGCTGAATATGGCGGAGCTCCGCTTCTCGGTATCAACGGCGGACTGATTATCTGCCATGGTGCATCCAAAGCGAAGGCAATCAAAAATGCTATCCGCATGGCTGAAGATGTCTGCAAAGAGAATTTGGACAAGGTAGTCACTGAAACGCTGGCACAGCTGAATGAAAGCACAAAGGCAGAAAGCGAAGAGGAAAAGTCAGTAACAGATAAGGAGATTTAATATATGGCTGAGCTACGATTTGCCAGTATTCTTGGAACCGGCCACTACGCGCCAGAGAAAATCCTGTCAAATGCCGACTTGGAAAAGATGGTAGATACATCGGATGAATGGATCCGGACGCGGACAGGGATCGCAACGAGGCACATTGCTTCTGCATCGGAAACCACATCGGACCTTTGCGTGAAAGCAGCTGAAAAAGCGTTGGAGGCTGCGGGAAAAACAATTGATGATATTGATTTCATACTGGTCGCAACAGCTTCTCCTGACTACGTCGTGCCTTCTACAGCCTGCATGGTTCAGGACAAGATGGGTGCAAAACACGCAGGAGCCATGGATATCTCCGCAGGCTGCTCCGGATATATTTATGCGGTAGCATGCGCTTCAAACATGGTCAAGGCGGGCATGTATGATAATGTTCTGGTCATAGGTGCTGAAATTCTTTCCAGGCTTGTTGACTGGCAGGACCGTTCTACATGTATTCTCTTCGGCGATGGCGCAGGAGCAGCGGTCATTGGACAGGTGGATGAAGGCTACGGTCTTCTGGCATCTGAGCTTGGATCCGACGGAAGTCTTGGCAAGATTTTGAATATCCCGGCAAGCGGCGTGGCAGAACCTGTTACGCACAGAGCCATCGATTCGAAACGTATTTATATCCATATGGAAGGCTCGGAAGTGTTCAAGGCGGCTGTCCGTCATATGGGACAGACAACACTCAGCACTTTGGAAAAAGCAGGAATTACGAAGGAAGATATCAATATGTTCATTGCCCATCAGGCCAATGACAGGATCATTCAGTCTCTTGCCAAGAAACTCTCGATCCCGTCTGACCGGATGTATGTCAATGTTGACCGCTACGGCAATACGTCTGCAGCATCGGTCGGCATTGCTTTGGATGAGGCCGTCCGGGCAGGCCTGGTAAAACACGGGGACTATGTGGTCCTGACAGGCTTTGGAGCAGGTTTGACATGGGGCTGTGATGTCCTTCGCTGGATGTAACAGGAATTCCCATGATCCATTCGTTGGACTGATCGCCGCGATAATAAGACAATATTATATCTATAATATATAGTAAAAAGTAAGCTGTATTTACATGAGGTGATACGATGAAAATTGCATTTCTTTTCCCGGGACAAGGCTCACAGAAAGTAGGAATGGTGCATGATCTTTATGAAAAGTACGATTCTGTAAAATCGCTGATTCATGAAGCTGATAATACCCTTGGATTCTCCATTTCCAAAATGATGTTTGAAGGTCCGGACGCCGAACTGATGAAGACAGAATTTACACAGCCGGCCATTCTTGCTGCCAGTGTTGCAGTATGGCAGGTACTTAAGGAAAACGGGATTGAAGCAGATATTGCTGCCGGACACAGTCTTGGCGAATACTCTGCCCTGGTAGCAGCAGGCGCACTTTCCTTTGCTGATGCCGTTCATACCGTTCATCTGCGCGGAAAATTCATGCAGGAAGCTGTACCGCTCGGAAAGGGTGCTATGGCTGCTGTCAT harbors:
- a CDS encoding DeoR family transcriptional regulator; translation: MDKNARREEMQKILRQNPCLTDEDLAKHFSVSSATIRLDRQTLGIPQMRERMEQLVFGHPSEYVEGVHVLDLDVGVKGVGLFRTTSEMADSTGAVAGDKLYGAASNFAEKLAGVPFAPTQVGNIKYKVPVKPNTVLAVKGRIVLMRGKKKYIYIGFFDGDIEVYRAKFIMEILN
- the plsX gene encoding phosphate acyltransferase PlsX, translated to MEKIAVDAMGGDFAPLEIVLGSIQAVREFKIPVVLVGDKEQILTILKNNHEENNPLIEIHHASEVIEMGEHPGLAYRKKKDASVSVGARLVRAKECGALVAPGSTGAAVTAGLLGIGRIKGIERPAILTPIPNEKGRYTYLIDSGASAQPKVETYVQNAILGYIYASKVAGIKNPRIGLLNIGEEDTKGSPLVTEANKVLQNQSIIPFSGNAEGRDIMTGEFDVVVTDGFTGNVVLKFGEGAGKLVKTLLKDAVTKGGIRAKIGALLLAPALKKYLAKPMDYAEYGGAPLLGINGGLIICHGASKAKAIKNAIRMAEDVCKENLDKVVTETLAQLNESTKAESEEEKSVTDKEI
- a CDS encoding beta-ketoacyl-ACP synthase III, with protein sequence MAELRFASILGTGHYAPEKILSNADLEKMVDTSDEWIRTRTGIATRHIASASETTSDLCVKAAEKALEAAGKTIDDIDFILVATASPDYVVPSTACMVQDKMGAKHAGAMDISAGCSGYIYAVACASNMVKAGMYDNVLVIGAEILSRLVDWQDRSTCILFGDGAGAAVIGQVDEGYGLLASELGSDGSLGKILNIPASGVAEPVTHRAIDSKRIYIHMEGSEVFKAAVRHMGQTTLSTLEKAGITKEDINMFIAHQANDRIIQSLAKKLSIPSDRMYVNVDRYGNTSAASVGIALDEAVRAGLVKHGDYVVLTGFGAGLTWGCDVLRWM